From Chitinivibrionales bacterium, the proteins below share one genomic window:
- a CDS encoding QueT transporter family protein encodes MKSIFSVWSSTKQIVIVAVTAAVYAGTLIPFKPIQIVPGLTELRPASVIPVLFGILFGPAAAWGSAVGNLIADFFGMLTPASGFGVVANFLFSYIAFLIWGLLVKKQTVMDWRQTAVFIIAAVCASLACALTVATGVWVFKLAPFAVVFLVVLINNSIMSGILGPILMKLLYKRIDKMGLLYKRKDASPV; translated from the coding sequence TTGAAATCCATCTTCTCCGTCTGGTCAAGCACAAAGCAGATCGTCATCGTCGCCGTCACGGCGGCGGTGTACGCGGGCACGCTCATCCCCTTCAAGCCCATTCAGATCGTGCCCGGGCTCACGGAACTCAGGCCCGCGAGCGTTATACCCGTGCTGTTCGGCATCCTGTTCGGACCCGCCGCGGCCTGGGGCTCGGCCGTCGGCAACCTTATCGCGGATTTCTTCGGCATGCTCACGCCGGCGAGCGGCTTCGGGGTCGTTGCGAACTTCCTTTTCTCCTACATCGCGTTCCTCATCTGGGGCTTGCTCGTAAAAAAACAAACCGTCATGGACTGGCGGCAGACCGCCGTTTTCATCATCGCGGCGGTGTGCGCCAGCCTCGCATGCGCCCTTACCGTGGCAACGGGAGTATGGGTATTCAAACTCGCGCCTTTTGCCGTGGTCTTTCTTGTCGTTTTGATCAATAATTCCATAATGAGCGGCATTCTGGGCCCGATACTGATGAAACTGCTTTATAAAAGAATAGACAAGATGGGGCTGCTTTACAAAAGAAAAGACGCTTCCCCGGTATGA
- a CDS encoding choice-of-anchor Q domain-containing protein produces MILLLCQSLFSAPILCFSDLAGGPKTGNTDVSLGQTSSADGAVVTVWGKNLGASQGTSKIFVNGIEARVYSWKNATGPADLYTRHNMQMIEFQVSGSTPDNGAGITVAVNGVTSNALPFAIRPAHIFFVKTTGNDTTGDGTWSRPWKTMPKGVAGMDTGGIVYVCDGESATTEDSYGGAVNLDRHGSDAQPFSIIAYPGAQVFVGDSSLRFGFGHWESGYGYTDHWNVAKFHITSGEISIPVSTGSRLAGNYITAPTASAAEGTVEADGDNVFILGNEITKAGKYGCSKLYHPLYVSSPRTGSGPRYTTQQNREIAYNYFHDNNAIRGINIYSEQAYTAFMTHHRVHDNFIMDQVSDAMLIGYYTVGENWIYNNIIVKAGLGPDPDPGESSASTHYGVQIDAGHEDTSTVIYFYNNTIYGCGWSGTSNGPGASGNVCITDLSRYTLHFNNNIICSTGEPYVAGWSDNDLTAVAGGNNLWFGKGAAPSWDAAPVNSDPKFADTAKADMHLTQGSPALNAGRDVSSVVAVDFDGVARPVGPAFDIGAYEGAVGAAVVAGVKAKGGRVVQKAFFSNGSPVKFDGGGDIRLFDRSGRLIRVISSGRIWDLTDDNGHAIAAGMYLFKMKMENLAVAGTVAVVR; encoded by the coding sequence ATGATTTTGCTTCTCTGCCAAAGCCTCTTCAGCGCGCCCATCCTCTGCTTTTCCGATCTTGCCGGCGGTCCCAAAACCGGCAACACCGATGTGTCGCTCGGCCAGACATCCAGCGCTGACGGCGCCGTCGTGACGGTTTGGGGCAAAAACCTCGGCGCGTCGCAGGGAACCTCGAAAATCTTCGTGAACGGAATTGAGGCCCGCGTTTACTCATGGAAAAACGCCACGGGGCCGGCAGATCTTTACACGCGCCACAACATGCAGATGATTGAGTTCCAGGTGAGCGGATCAACGCCGGACAACGGCGCCGGCATCACGGTCGCGGTAAACGGCGTAACCTCGAATGCGCTGCCGTTTGCGATAAGGCCCGCGCATATTTTCTTTGTGAAAACAACGGGAAACGACACGACCGGCGACGGGACCTGGTCAAGACCGTGGAAGACCATGCCCAAGGGCGTCGCCGGCATGGACACGGGCGGCATTGTTTACGTTTGCGACGGCGAGAGCGCCACAACAGAAGACAGTTACGGCGGCGCGGTCAACCTCGACCGGCACGGCTCGGACGCACAGCCGTTTTCCATCATCGCGTATCCCGGGGCGCAGGTGTTTGTCGGCGACAGCTCGCTGCGTTTCGGCTTCGGCCACTGGGAGTCGGGCTACGGCTACACCGACCACTGGAACGTGGCAAAATTCCACATCACGTCGGGCGAGATAAGCATCCCCGTGAGCACCGGGTCAAGGCTCGCGGGCAATTACATCACGGCGCCGACCGCGAGCGCGGCCGAGGGAACGGTGGAGGCCGACGGCGACAACGTTTTCATCCTTGGAAACGAGATCACCAAGGCGGGCAAATACGGCTGCAGCAAGCTGTATCATCCCTTGTATGTGTCAAGCCCGCGCACCGGTTCCGGTCCCCGTTACACCACGCAGCAGAACCGCGAGATCGCCTATAATTACTTCCACGACAACAATGCAATCCGCGGCATCAACATCTACAGCGAGCAGGCATATACCGCGTTCATGACCCACCACAGGGTGCACGACAACTTCATCATGGACCAGGTGAGCGACGCCATGCTCATCGGCTATTACACGGTGGGCGAGAACTGGATCTACAACAACATCATCGTGAAGGCCGGGCTGGGGCCCGACCCGGATCCCGGCGAAAGCAGCGCGTCAACGCATTACGGCGTGCAGATCGACGCGGGCCACGAAGACACGTCGACGGTAATTTACTTTTACAACAACACCATTTACGGGTGCGGATGGTCGGGCACGAGCAACGGCCCCGGCGCAAGCGGCAACGTGTGCATCACCGATCTCAGCCGCTACACCCTGCATTTCAACAACAACATCATCTGCTCGACCGGCGAGCCGTACGTGGCCGGATGGTCGGACAATGATCTGACCGCCGTTGCCGGCGGCAACAATCTCTGGTTCGGCAAGGGCGCGGCCCCGTCGTGGGACGCTGCGCCTGTCAACAGCGACCCGAAATTCGCCGACACCGCAAAGGCGGACATGCATTTGACGCAGGGCTCGCCCGCGCTCAACGCGGGCAGGGACGTGAGTTCCGTTGTCGCCGTGGATTTCGACGGCGTGGCCAGGCCCGTGGGCCCGGCGTTTGACATCGGCGCGTATGAAGGCGCGGTAGGGGCGGCCGTCGTCGCAGGTGTCAAGGCAAAGGGCGGCAGGGTGGTTCAAAAGGCGTTTTTTTCAAATGGATCGCCGGTAAAGTTCGACGGCGGGGGTGACATACGGTTGTTTGACAGATCAGGAAGGCTCATTCGCGTGATCAGTTCAGGCCGGATTTGGGATTTGACGGATGATAATGGGCATGCCATTGCTGCGGGAATGTATTTATTCAAGATGAAAATGGAAAATCTGGCAGTTGCGGGGACCGTGGCCGTGGTGCGTTAA
- the lexA gene encoding transcriptional repressor LexA, producing MITGIADAGANDKAVDETGLTKKQKMVLDFIESRYVETGRSPTYGEIAKKFKWSSANSVTNHVAALREKGYIAETGGRNRHVTPTRIVRSHLRKSTRIPLLGSIAAGAPIEAIENVETWFEWDALGVSNERGDKFALRVKGNSMVNRGIRDGDIVVVQRQAFVTRNDVAAVRVGSDVTLKYVKQETNSIKLMPDNDFMGPITVRPQDDFQVMGKVVRLFREDI from the coding sequence ATGATAACAGGTATCGCTGACGCGGGGGCAAACGATAAGGCCGTGGATGAAACCGGGCTTACCAAAAAGCAGAAAATGGTCCTCGACTTCATCGAGTCGCGGTATGTTGAAACCGGAAGGTCGCCCACCTACGGGGAAATCGCGAAGAAATTCAAATGGAGCTCGGCGAATTCCGTCACCAACCATGTCGCCGCCTTGCGTGAAAAGGGCTATATCGCCGAAACAGGGGGCCGCAACCGGCATGTGACGCCCACACGCATCGTGCGCAGCCATCTGCGAAAGTCCACGCGCATTCCACTGCTCGGCAGCATCGCGGCGGGCGCGCCCATAGAGGCCATAGAAAACGTGGAGACTTGGTTCGAGTGGGACGCGCTCGGCGTGTCCAACGAGCGGGGCGACAAGTTCGCGCTGCGCGTGAAGGGGAATTCCATGGTCAACCGCGGCATCCGCGACGGCGACATCGTGGTGGTGCAGCGCCAGGCGTTTGTCACGCGCAACGACGTTGCGGCCGTGCGCGTGGGAAGCGATGTCACGCTCAAATATGTAAAGCAGGAGACAAACAGCATAAAGCTCATGCCCGACAACGACTTCATGGGACCGATCACGGTGCGCCCGCAGGACGATTTCCAGGTTATGGGCAAGGTGGTGCGGTTGTTCAGGGAGGATATATAA
- a CDS encoding DUF3795 domain-containing protein, whose amino-acid sequence MRQINPDPALVAYCGLFCGACGSYLRERCPGCAGNSKATWCRIRVCCKGKNITSCADCTEFPDAMDCRKFNNFMSKVFGMLFKSDRGACIRQIKQVGREGHAKKMAEMKAQTIKKK is encoded by the coding sequence ATGCGTCAAATCAATCCCGACCCGGCACTCGTCGCCTATTGCGGGCTGTTTTGCGGGGCGTGCGGTTCGTATCTTAGGGAACGTTGTCCCGGATGCGCCGGTAACAGCAAGGCGACGTGGTGCCGGATACGGGTTTGCTGCAAGGGAAAAAACATCACGTCATGCGCCGATTGCACGGAATTCCCCGACGCCATGGATTGCAGGAAGTTCAACAATTTCATGTCGAAGGTTTTTGGCATGCTTTTCAAATCGGACCGCGGCGCCTGCATACGGCAGATCAAACAGGTTGGCAGGGAAGGCCATGCGAAGAAGATGGCGGAAATGAAGGCGCAGACGATAAAGAAGAAATAA
- the dnaE gene encoding DNA polymerase III subunit alpha, whose translation MQFIHLHTHSEYSFHAGVPKVKELVAAAKACGMPALALTDTNRMSGLVDFHLQCMEAGMKPVLGVELTDPKHSHEYVVALAKNKNGYADLCEIITERQLHPETFAFDKLFAKEYSDLFLITASPRVLRELAATPNAANLYAELLHLDPASRDAAKKLRLIAQQLGVPLVAANNVHFLARQDWETHRILSAIGHCSTLSRLRPEETVPDTAYFCNGEEMAERFSGLGEALVNAARIAGQCSADLELGNWIFPKISVPDGFTPEQYLEKIAREGLERRYGSTPSYGKAKEIQEKELAVINKLGFASYFLMVKQVRDWANGRYAGGLRRPTDCTLMRGSAANSITFYNIGASDLDPVRYNLYFERFLNEDRASPPDADLDFGWDERDAAFDYFVNTWGRDRVAVLATVNHMRRRAAFREVAKVFGYSEEQVTGLLDRYSLPQEDPDIQRVLAYANKVRGKPRFLGQHPGGIIVTNDPVWRHVACEYSGGVKNRVITQIDMHSGIDELGLIKFDILGNGSLSVLRDTLCQIEEQGHDDPRVWNADVVQNDPTVLDMIEKGRTRGIFYIESPAQMKLNRQALARSFEEIGITSSAVRPAGARYTKLFVERHRKMKQGIVDWKFVHPSLTSILDETHDCIVYQEDVVKICHDIAGMSYKRADRVRKMMNSQHDGVPDDYETVAMEFVDGCKHTSGLTGEQAIELWERVNSFTGFSFCKSHSLSYAMLSFKCTYLKAHYPAQFMASVISNLHGFYSQDTYINEARRLGIKINPIHVNTSRVKCVGKGRFLSVGLMHVKGVFSRTIQAIVDERDAHGPYKNLADFIRRVGAGKSDMEKLIKVGCFDGFNMSRPELLALLDAAYGRVREADGDLFGGLRFTNAELHPGLSEYCLTQKCMHELEHLGFMLSGNILDILDLHPESRGAVLCGDVGRYAGSSIKVFGWPITSRVHPVPGRGDMKFITIEDKSGCADIVMWPDVYARYADVTVRPGPFAISGCVKEQFGVCAVFAKSIRSVEWSPSIVDFELASKRLMRSYNEEFVYGDAVKAA comes from the coding sequence ATGCAATTTATCCACCTCCACACCCACTCCGAATACTCTTTCCATGCCGGCGTGCCTAAAGTAAAGGAACTCGTGGCGGCGGCAAAGGCCTGCGGCATGCCGGCCCTGGCGCTCACCGACACAAACCGCATGAGCGGGCTCGTCGATTTCCACCTGCAGTGCATGGAGGCCGGCATGAAGCCCGTTCTCGGCGTTGAGCTCACCGATCCCAAACATTCGCACGAGTATGTTGTCGCACTTGCCAAAAACAAAAACGGGTACGCGGACCTTTGCGAGATCATCACGGAGCGTCAGCTGCATCCGGAGACGTTCGCGTTTGACAAGCTTTTTGCAAAGGAATATTCCGATCTTTTCCTTATTACCGCTTCGCCGCGCGTGCTGCGCGAGCTGGCCGCAACGCCCAATGCGGCCAACCTGTATGCCGAGCTTCTGCATCTCGACCCTGCGTCGCGCGATGCGGCGAAAAAGCTGCGCCTGATTGCGCAGCAGCTCGGCGTTCCTCTCGTGGCCGCGAACAACGTGCATTTTCTGGCAAGGCAGGACTGGGAAACGCACCGCATCCTGAGCGCGATCGGCCATTGCTCAACGCTGTCGCGCCTGCGGCCCGAAGAAACGGTTCCGGACACGGCATATTTTTGCAATGGGGAAGAAATGGCCGAACGGTTCTCCGGCCTGGGCGAGGCGCTTGTCAACGCCGCGAGGATAGCGGGCCAGTGCAGCGCGGACCTCGAACTGGGCAACTGGATCTTCCCGAAAATTTCCGTTCCCGACGGGTTCACGCCGGAACAGTATCTTGAAAAAATCGCGCGTGAAGGGCTTGAACGCCGATACGGCAGCACGCCGTCGTACGGAAAGGCAAAAGAAATTCAGGAAAAGGAATTGGCTGTCATCAACAAGCTGGGCTTTGCTTCTTATTTCCTCATGGTAAAGCAGGTGCGCGACTGGGCGAACGGCCGCTATGCCGGCGGTCTCAGAAGGCCCACCGACTGCACGCTCATGCGCGGCTCTGCCGCAAACAGCATAACGTTTTACAACATCGGCGCAAGTGATTTGGATCCGGTACGATATAACCTGTATTTCGAGCGGTTTCTCAACGAAGACCGGGCAAGCCCTCCCGACGCGGACCTCGATTTCGGCTGGGACGAGCGCGACGCCGCGTTCGACTATTTTGTCAACACCTGGGGGCGCGACCGCGTAGCGGTGCTGGCCACGGTGAACCACATGAGGCGCCGCGCGGCGTTCCGCGAAGTGGCAAAGGTGTTCGGCTACAGCGAAGAACAGGTGACCGGCCTACTCGACCGCTACAGCCTGCCGCAGGAAGACCCGGACATCCAACGCGTGCTCGCGTATGCAAACAAGGTGCGCGGCAAACCGCGCTTTCTGGGCCAGCACCCCGGCGGCATCATCGTCACCAACGATCCAGTGTGGCGCCACGTGGCGTGTGAATATTCCGGCGGCGTCAAGAACCGCGTCATCACGCAGATCGACATGCATTCGGGCATCGACGAGCTCGGCCTCATCAAGTTCGACATCCTGGGCAACGGCAGCCTGTCGGTACTGCGCGACACACTTTGTCAAATAGAAGAACAGGGCCACGACGACCCGCGCGTGTGGAACGCCGATGTTGTGCAGAACGACCCCACGGTGCTTGACATGATAGAAAAAGGGCGCACGCGCGGCATTTTCTACATCGAGTCACCGGCGCAGATGAAGCTCAACCGCCAGGCGCTGGCGCGCAGCTTCGAGGAGATCGGCATCACGTCGAGCGCGGTGCGGCCGGCCGGCGCGCGCTACACCAAGCTGTTCGTGGAGCGCCACCGCAAGATGAAGCAGGGGATTGTCGATTGGAAATTCGTGCACCCGTCGCTTACGTCCATCCTCGACGAGACGCACGACTGCATCGTGTACCAGGAGGACGTGGTGAAGATCTGCCACGACATCGCGGGCATGAGCTATAAGCGCGCCGACCGCGTGCGCAAGATGATGAACAGCCAGCACGACGGCGTTCCCGACGATTACGAGACGGTCGCCATGGAATTCGTTGACGGATGCAAGCACACCAGCGGCCTTACCGGCGAGCAGGCGATCGAGCTGTGGGAGCGGGTGAACTCGTTCACCGGGTTCTCGTTCTGCAAGTCGCACAGCCTGAGCTACGCCATGCTCTCCTTCAAGTGCACGTATCTCAAGGCGCATTATCCGGCGCAGTTCATGGCGTCGGTGATCTCGAACCTGCACGGCTTCTACTCGCAGGACACCTACATCAACGAGGCGCGGCGGCTCGGCATCAAGATAAACCCCATTCACGTCAACACGAGCCGCGTGAAGTGCGTCGGCAAGGGAAGGTTTTTGTCCGTGGGGCTCATGCACGTGAAGGGGGTGTTCTCCCGCACCATCCAGGCCATTGTCGACGAGCGCGACGCACACGGGCCGTACAAGAACCTCGCCGATTTCATCCGCCGGGTCGGCGCGGGCAAAAGCGACATGGAGAAGCTCATCAAGGTGGGGTGCTTCGACGGGTTCAACATGAGCCGGCCCGAGCTTTTGGCGCTCCTTGACGCCGCGTACGGCCGGGTGCGCGAGGCCGACGGCGACCTGTTCGGCGGCCTGCGCTTTACAAACGCGGAGCTTCACCCGGGCCTCAGCGAGTATTGCCTCACGCAGAAATGCATGCACGAGCTCGAGCATCTCGGGTTCATGCTGTCCGGCAACATCCTTGACATTCTCGACCTTCACCCCGAGTCGCGCGGCGCGGTGCTGTGCGGCGACGTCGGCCGGTACGCCGGAAGCTCGATCAAGGTGTTCGGATGGCCCATCACGTCGCGCGTGCACCCGGTGCCGGGCAGGGGAGACATGAAGTTCATCACCATCGAGGACAAATCGGGCTGCGCCGACATCGTCATGTGGCCCGACGTGTACGCGCGGTACGCCGACGTCACAGTGCGGCCCGGCCCGTTCGCCATCAGCGGCTGCGTGAAGGAGCAGTTCGGCGTGTGCGCCGTGTTCGCGAAATCGATACGCAGCGTGGAATGGTCGCCGTCCATCGTGGATTTTGAACTGGCGAGCAAGCGGCTGATGAGGTCGTATAATGAGGAGTTTGTGTATGGGGATGCGGTCAAGGCAGCGTGA
- a CDS encoding DUF72 domain-containing protein yields the protein MSNQSLDFSGQQNQTSPAWKPFEIPPDITAQGFYIGTSGYYFDDWVGIFNPPKPKRSRKTEDIAPAGDFDRLRFYQKYFRFVEINSSFYMEPAQQTYIDIERRSLVNSMYGVKAHQSVSHTKEWDAQKSRQMMERHIEAVGPLVETGRFYSFLIQLEDHNQHSLKKLDYLLAVCEPALCRKIDVHIEFRHRTWHREAVLQKLKDFGIGICNTDLPPFPHIFPLKAYATTPKGYLRYSGRNIDNWYPKAKATTAKERIAQRNSRYDYRYSDDEIRKNVADQLKLGQKTNIVAVAYNNHYKGGAVVNAITNIKMLKEKLGVK from the coding sequence ATGTCAAATCAATCTCTCGACTTCTCCGGCCAGCAAAACCAAACGTCGCCGGCATGGAAACCGTTTGAAATTCCGCCCGACATCACGGCGCAGGGGTTTTACATCGGCACCTCCGGCTATTATTTCGACGACTGGGTGGGAATCTTCAATCCTCCAAAGCCCAAGCGTTCGCGAAAAACAGAGGACATCGCCCCTGCCGGCGATTTCGACCGCTTGAGGTTTTACCAGAAGTATTTCCGCTTTGTCGAGATAAATTCAAGCTTTTACATGGAACCGGCGCAGCAGACCTACATCGATATCGAGCGCCGCAGCCTTGTTAATTCCATGTATGGGGTAAAGGCGCACCAGAGCGTGTCGCACACCAAGGAATGGGACGCGCAGAAGTCAAGGCAAATGATGGAACGCCACATCGAGGCGGTCGGGCCGCTGGTTGAAACCGGCAGGTTCTACAGCTTTCTCATCCAGCTCGAAGACCACAACCAGCACAGCCTCAAAAAGCTCGACTACCTGCTTGCGGTCTGCGAACCGGCATTGTGCAGGAAAATAGACGTACACATCGAATTCAGGCACCGCACCTGGCACAGGGAGGCGGTGCTGCAAAAGCTCAAGGATTTCGGCATCGGCATCTGCAACACCGATCTTCCGCCTTTTCCGCACATTTTTCCCCTCAAGGCATACGCCACGACTCCTAAAGGGTATTTGCGCTATTCGGGCAGGAACATTGACAATTGGTATCCCAAGGCAAAAGCCACCACCGCGAAGGAGCGCATCGCACAGCGCAACAGCCGCTACGATTACCGCTACAGCGACGACGAGATACGAAAAAACGTAGCGGACCAACTCAAGCTCGGGCAGAAAACGAACATTGTGGCCGTGGCGTACAACAACCACTACAAGGGCGGGGCCGTGGTGAATGCGATTACGAATATAAAAATGCTGAAAGAGAAGCTTGGCGTGAAATAA
- a CDS encoding CAP domain-containing protein, with translation MRIIASFILLILITSIDISFAGYGDKTNGLPNWQERAILVLTNACRMAPTQYRDAYVGAYSILLPENYPAVKPVYWNMALNESARFHAIEMADTCGMTHNSCNGESFLTRIQKYYTKSSTVGEDIATGNATPQATMQQWLMDATNNVPAVDNSTCGTSRCDGHRWNIMNNGYREMGTGYDSGAMQYKYFWCQDFGGGKPEFDNPIISGVHLFLETGKTTFMANFFDSLGKPQDAAVYIDNQKTALTLLMGADSAGTYGVALIKGADCRYYYFSFTDSRGTVWRYPETGYLVTRGEGTCTRDFIPPESLSVNNSIFKGMSGYSGARVTIKKNVLTAFLMGHESKILHSSIFDVRGRKLGDIIWKMDDGKSTYQANIGQILPGGVYFVNSSFSDGISISQRLEVIGKE, from the coding sequence GTGCGGATTATCGCGTCATTCATATTGCTCATCCTTATAACTTCAATAGACATTTCCTTCGCCGGATACGGCGACAAAACCAACGGTCTTCCAAACTGGCAGGAGCGCGCCATACTCGTGCTCACCAACGCCTGCAGGATGGCCCCCACCCAATACCGTGACGCCTATGTCGGCGCATATTCTATTCTTCTCCCTGAAAATTATCCCGCAGTCAAGCCGGTATATTGGAACATGGCCTTGAACGAGTCGGCCCGGTTTCACGCCATAGAAATGGCCGATACCTGCGGCATGACCCACAATTCCTGCAACGGCGAATCTTTTTTAACCCGCATCCAGAAATATTACACCAAAAGTTCCACGGTCGGCGAGGACATCGCAACGGGAAACGCAACGCCGCAGGCCACCATGCAGCAATGGCTCATGGACGCAACAAACAATGTGCCCGCGGTCGACAATTCCACCTGCGGCACGTCGCGCTGCGACGGTCACCGGTGGAACATAATGAACAATGGTTACCGGGAAATGGGAACAGGCTACGACTCGGGCGCGATGCAATACAAATATTTCTGGTGCCAGGATTTCGGCGGGGGAAAACCCGAGTTCGACAATCCAATAATTTCCGGCGTGCATCTGTTTCTCGAAACAGGAAAAACAACATTTATGGCAAACTTTTTTGATTCACTTGGCAAGCCGCAGGACGCTGCGGTCTACATTGACAATCAGAAAACCGCATTGACGCTGCTCATGGGAGCGGATTCCGCCGGGACCTACGGCGTGGCATTGATAAAAGGCGCTGACTGCAGATATTATTATTTTTCCTTCACTGATTCGAGGGGCACGGTGTGGCGGTATCCTGAGACCGGATATCTGGTGACGCGGGGAGAGGGGACATGTACAAGAGATTTTATTCCGCCGGAGAGCCTGAGCGTGAATAACTCCATTTTTAAAGGTATGTCAGGATATTCCGGAGCAAGGGTTACGATAAAGAAAAACGTTTTGACGGCATTTTTGATGGGTCATGAATCGAAAATTCTCCATAGTTCAATCTTTGATGTGCGGGGCAGGAAGCTGGGTGATATCATTTGGAAAATGGATGACGGTAAATCAACGTATCAAGCAAACATTGGCCAGATACTTCCCGGTGGAGTCTATTTTGTAAATAGCTCTTTTTCTGACGGAATATCCATTTCACAAAGGCTCGAAGTGATTGGAAAAGAGTAG
- a CDS encoding M23 family metallopeptidase has translation MVCKHLKCQIIFISIIAIFQYISAADSSWYLPIKLHDRQSLENVKLTQIGPFGLVRKARPGVPSHLHTGIDFRRPSDNYDDEPEYPASRGVVISLRSDGPFAQIIVEHRLNDSVKVWTVYEHIAGIMATLGDTVSPDKPMGRFMTKKELDKYGWQFDHLHFEVMKKSPVVLKPERRNPFRRFNTYALTCYTKKELDKVYYDPREFLKSIWRRASLSDDDKMK, from the coding sequence GTGGTCTGCAAGCATTTGAAATGTCAAATAATTTTTATCAGTATAATTGCCATTTTTCAATATATTTCCGCCGCTGATTCTTCATGGTATCTTCCGATAAAACTTCACGACCGCCAGTCCCTTGAAAACGTCAAACTGACGCAGATCGGCCCGTTCGGGCTGGTGAGAAAGGCCCGGCCCGGCGTGCCGTCGCATTTACACACCGGAATAGACTTTAGGCGGCCTTCAGACAATTACGACGACGAACCAGAATACCCGGCCAGCCGCGGCGTGGTGATCAGCCTCAGGAGCGACGGTCCGTTCGCCCAGATCATCGTCGAGCATCGGTTGAACGACAGCGTGAAAGTATGGACCGTGTATGAACACATTGCCGGAATTATGGCAACTTTAGGAGATACTGTTTCGCCGGATAAGCCCATGGGTCGATTCATGACAAAGAAGGAACTGGACAAATACGGCTGGCAGTTTGATCATCTGCATTTTGAGGTGATGAAGAAGTCTCCGGTGGTTTTGAAGCCTGAACGACGGAATCCGTTCAGGAGGTTTAATACCTATGCGCTGACGTGCTATACGAAGAAGGAATTGGATAAAGTGTATTATGATCCACGGGAATTTTTAAAAAGTATCTGGCGCAGGGCTTCCTTATCAGATGATGACAAGATGAAGTGA
- the aroF gene encoding 3-deoxy-7-phosphoheptulonate synthase, with protein MIIHLSKDATPQDVQEVVNRIHAAGLKHENLHPTTRTTLIGVLGDTSGIEESYFLELSGVEKVIRISRPYKLVSREFSSESKIISVGDVKVGGDKPVLMAGPCALENEQQVETIAKYIADQKIPIMRGGAYKPRTSPYAFQGMGVGGLKLLAQMRKKYGLKIVTEATGLHRHLRPDGSREEKNVLENVIEYADIIQVGARNMKAYGFLQELAILTKDNKKPILLKRGESSTLKDFLLAAEYLVANGNPNVIMCLRGIRTFEEEKFQRYTADIGAIPVLKKESNLPVMFDPSHATGFKANVYALSMAAIAAGADGLIIETHNDPAHALCDGEQCVTKEQLEKIKEDAEKIRGALS; from the coding sequence ATGATCATCCATCTTTCCAAAGACGCCACGCCGCAGGACGTTCAGGAAGTCGTCAACCGAATCCACGCCGCCGGGCTCAAGCACGAAAACCTGCACCCGACCACTCGCACCACGCTCATCGGAGTCCTCGGCGACACGAGCGGAATCGAGGAAAGTTATTTCCTCGAATTGAGCGGCGTGGAAAAGGTGATACGCATATCGCGGCCGTACAAGCTCGTGTCGCGCGAATTTTCGAGCGAATCTAAAATTATTTCCGTTGGCGACGTAAAAGTCGGCGGCGATAAACCGGTGCTCATGGCCGGACCGTGCGCGCTGGAAAATGAGCAGCAGGTCGAGACGATTGCGAAGTACATTGCTGACCAAAAAATTCCGATCATGCGCGGTGGCGCGTACAAGCCGCGCACGTCTCCGTACGCCTTTCAGGGAATGGGCGTGGGGGGGCTCAAGCTGCTTGCGCAGATGCGGAAAAAATACGGGCTTAAGATCGTGACCGAGGCGACCGGCCTGCACCGCCACCTGCGGCCCGACGGCAGCAGGGAAGAAAAGAACGTGCTTGAGAACGTGATAGAATACGCGGACATCATACAGGTGGGCGCGCGCAACATGAAGGCGTACGGCTTTTTGCAGGAGCTCGCGATATTGACAAAAGACAACAAGAAGCCCATCCTGCTCAAGCGCGGCGAATCGTCCACGCTCAAGGACTTCCTTCTCGCCGCCGAGTATCTCGTGGCCAATGGTAACCCGAACGTGATCATGTGCCTGCGCGGCATCCGGACGTTTGAAGAGGAGAAATTCCAGCGCTACACCGCGGACATCGGCGCGATACCGGTGCTCAAGAAGGAATCGAACCTGCCGGTCATGTTCGATCCGTCGCACGCAACCGGCTTCAAGGCAAATGTCTACGCGCTGAGCATGGCGGCAATTGCGGCCGGCGCGGACGGGCTCATCATCGAGACACATAATGATCCGGCCCATGCCCTATGCGACGGCGAACAGTGCGTGACCAAGGAACAGCTGGAAAAAATAAAAGAGGACGCGGAAAAGATAAGAGGAGCGCTTTCTTGA